ATTGTCCCTACCTCTCACGAATATACGCTGCCGACCAGACGATGGCAACAATTATGAGCAATCCTATAACTGATTTTTACTAAGTATTGAACCACAAACAGTAATTCTCTTCTACTCAATTAACATCGATATTTTCACTCATCCATAGTTGAGGATAATTTTTTTCATAAGTCCAACATGGTATATGTTACCATTAGGAGGTTCTAGTTTGAGAAGTGGTAACGTATATGATTAAACTAGAAGCCCATGatggtaacatatatcatgttgaATTTAGGACCGGAATCATCCGAAAGAATGGGTGTGCAACATTTGCTGATGCCAATCACATAGAAGATAGTTACTCAGTAATGTTTTGCTACATAGGAATACATGTTGTAGGTTTGCTCATAAATGTTACAATGGCAGCAAAAATGAGCTATTTTCCTAATTTATGCTGCCATGGCGGCACAAATGTGTCTTTCAGTTGTATCCGTAAATAGTTTGCACTATGTTTAACACTAGATTTAAAAACCATAAATCACATTTAAGTTTAACCATACATAAAAGGCGTTCAACACCAGGTATAACCATAAAGCATCTTTAAGTTTATTTGTAGATCATGTTCAGTTTAATGACACTCTAAAACACCCTCAAATATGGAGGTGAGAAATAAAAAAGGCCCTCGAGGTCCATGGTGTAGCACGGCGATCAGCCTATCTCCTATTTCAACGTGGTAGGTCTCAAGAAGTTGCTTCCACCCATTTACGAGGATGCATCCATTGTCTGCTGAAGTCGAGTAGGTGCATGTGAAGTTTGTCTTGTCATGGACAATAATTCGCATATCACCATTAGCAGCCATTTGCTGAGGCACACAGGGTGTTGGGATTTCCTATTGCAAAGGAACGTCATTACAACATAGTCATAGGAATTCTAGTTAATTTATCAAGAGGATATGAACACGAAACTGGATATAATTCTTACCAGGTACTTCTTCTGAATATTCTTCATGCCCAATGTGTGAGCTAGTGGCACGTATGGTCCAACACTTTTTCCAGCACGGTAATGCCTCATGCCTGCATCCATACTGTCCAGAAATCGTATGACTTCGTTCATCTCCTCCAAAGTAACTATGGTGCCAGCAGTATAAAAAATGTTGTCTACCATCCTCTGAGTTTCTCTTGGCACTCGTAAATAACCTTCCCAATTGTGTACAAGCAATATTATAGTTACAATCAGCAACTAATGTTGAGTAATATAAAGGTTTCCATGTATGTTTAACACAAAACTTACATGGAGGAATCATTGGAAGCTTATCCAAATCTACCCAGATGTCACCATTAGTTTGTTGGCCAATATCCGGGGACAGTTCCGTCCCATCCTCCAATTTGTAAGCTTTAGCAAAGTCTCTCCAATTAAGACAATGGAAACCGAAAAAGGTTTGATCTTTCTCATTTTGGATCATAACCTTGAAATAGAAGCCCTGTTTGATCTTGACGAAGGCAGTAGTGGTGCTCTCCTCATCCCTCGTGACGTTCAGCTTCTTTAGTAGTTCAGcccttgcaaagcaagggatgcaCTGATCAAAATTaaagataaaagaaaagttttgccTGTTAGAATTTTTAATAAATACTTACAAATGAAATATGCAGTAATTCATAAAATAGACCGTCATAATTTTGAAGTCCTCTGTAAGCGTCAGGTAGAAGCAATTGTTGTCAAATCCATCATCGGCGCACAAACTCCTTGTGTCCAAAGAGTTGGGGCTCTCCATTTGCTACATTGACAATGATAGATCTTTAGATCATATTAAAAGTTGCGAATAATAAGTATAAATAATTCTACAAAATTAAATTCACAAGAAAAACTTGCAtgaatttttctaaaaaaaatagacATACTGAGTGTTAGAAATTTGATGAAGCCGAAAGAAATCAGTGTTTCAAACTAAACGTTGGCAATCATTTTGAATACGTGGAACGGAAGACCTAATATTATACTAGTGGCGGGCCGACCTACGAGCCCGCCAGAGGTAGTGCCTACCACACAGCTAACTTGGGGCCAAGTCTGGCCCATATTTTCAATGGTAGTTGAGGAATGATGCCCGCCAAGACAGCTATAGATATCAATGGAGGGCAGCATTTATCGCCTGCTACTATTAAGTTTGACCCACTCGTAACCATGACATACCTCGGACCAGATCACCAGTGGCGGTCGGTGTCCCCCACCGCCGGTCATGGGTACTATGATGTCAATGTCAAGCACTTGTATTTTGGCACTTGTATTTCCGGTGGCGGAAACATGACGATAGCCCCGCGTCGCCCTTCCCCTAGGGCGACTCAGGTGGAACCAAGaaacctagccgccgctgccgcGAACTCCCTCCTCATCTCCCTCGACCGTCGCCGGGGGacgccgccgggctaagcccggggGCCGACGGTGGTGGCGGGGGATCTCCTCTCTCACGCGTCTTCTGGTTGGGGCGGGACCCCTAGGCGTGTGGCGGCGCGGCCGATCTGGGTTCTGCGACACGGCGGATGGCTGCGGCAGGTGTCGGGCGGCTGGCCTGTCCTCGGACGGCGGCGGCTAGGCACGGTGGGCAACCCAGCCACGGACGGCGGCGTGGGCTGCGGGCGCAGCGGCCGACCTTTTCGGTTGGCGGCGGCGACCAGCTAGGCTGCGGTGTCACGCACACCGCCTTTAGATCGGCGGCGGCAGCATGGAGGGCCCGGTGGTCTCGTCGGCGGCACCTCCGGTCAGATCTGTTCTGACCGATGCGaccggcggtggtggtcatctcttccgtcaTAAGTGGTCGACCTATGGCTGGGTGTTCGAATCTCCGGATCAGTGATCCAGTACTAGCTGCAagtcggggagacatagttgc
This DNA window, taken from Triticum aestivum cultivar Chinese Spring chromosome 1D, IWGSC CS RefSeq v2.1, whole genome shotgun sequence, encodes the following:
- the LOC123161858 gene encoding uncharacterized protein, with protein sequence MESSAVADCLRDKCILITGSTGYLGKLLVEKILRVQPVVKKLYLLVRAPDATSAEQRVLSEVIGKDPFNLLREKYGITGFHNFIKEKVVPLAGDIVDGYLGLHNSRVHALSEEIDVIINVAETTNFFERIMDALIAAYNEQALPCFIRNRDDIINVQMESPNSLDTRSLCADDGFDNNCFYLTLTEDFKIMTCIPCFARAELLKKLNVTRDEESTTTAFVKIKQGFYFKVMIQNEKDQTFFGFHCLNWRDFAKAYKLEDGTELSPDIGQQTNGDIWVDLDKLPMIPPCYLRVPRETQRMVDNIFYTAGTIVTLEEMNEVIRFLDSMDAGMRHYRAGKSVGPYVPLAHTLGMKNIQKKYLEIPTPCVPQQMAANGDMRIIVHDKTNFTCTYSTSADNGCILVNGWKQLLETYHVEIGDRLIAVLHHGPRGPFLFLTSIFEGVLECH